In the genome of Fusarium poae strain DAOMC 252244 chromosome 1, whole genome shotgun sequence, the window CGTCAACCATTCCGTCGATGTTTCGAATAAAGTCGTGGATGCCGGGACGAGGTGCGTAACATGCACTGAaaaagaacatgtcgagaagaaggatagTATCATAGTAAAGAAGATGGCGGAGTGCAGTCTTGGCTAGCTCGAGTGAGACGGAAGCTGCGTGGGCGATGCGTCGAACGTCAGAGACGCCATCGATATGGGAAATGACCTTTTGCAGGGTGAGGTCCCATGTAGGGTCCATAATGTCGGCAAATTTGGCTTTGGGCACGGGGACATGCCAGCCTCGAACCCTGGGAGGATCAATATGATGGGGGAAGAGCTTCATATTGATGGTGTTGGCCTCGTCTATCAAGTGAtgagtattataaatatttcgACGACGAGTAAAGACCTACCGACGGGAATCATGCACTCTCCATAGTTATCTAGATCCTCCTTGACGATCTCCAATAAGCTGTCAATAGGCCTTCGTCCCGCGCCCTTGGTCTCTGCGTTCTGGCTCAGATACTCATTCTGTTTCTCCATTTCGGAGAAAGTAGAGGCTAGACCGCGGACGACGCGCTCATAAGGCACATGGTCGACGTCGGCGTCAAGAACGAGACCAAAATTGAAGATGAACTCATTACGGGAGTATTTTGTGTGAGGAATTACCACGGGGTGTCCTAGTACCGTGTATTTCCCATCTGGTGTGTTAATGGTCAGGTAGCGATTGCAAAAAGCCTGCCTGGGAATGATGTACTCATGAAGCACATCAAAGTCAATAAGAGGGGATTTAGTTGAGCCGTCCACGGGGGTGATACAACCCGCAGGAGACTGAGCGACAATCTTGGGACCTTGGAATGTTATTAGAAACGAAGAAAAGTTACGACTTGAAGAGTTGGGTCTTCTTTACCTTCTTGAGGGAAGAACCTGGCGTAGAAGATTCCTTGAATCATCGTGGGCTTTTGCGTTCCGGTGTGTTGTTGACCATGTCTTTTCACTTAAGTCAGATTTGTAAATGGCCAGCTCTTGTACTCATCAATCATTCGGGTTCGAGTTGTGCCCTGGTCATTTTATTGATCGGGCCTTTATGCATACAAGATCAAATGGCGATGGGTGAAGATGAATGACTTGGAGTTCTATGTCTAGTAGAGCCACTAGGGTAGAGTAGGCTGGCAGATCGATTACCCTGGACCAGCAAAGATCTCTGGCTtcagggtattagaaaaattggccgctggaagcataaagGACGAAATCAGTGGAACACTTTATGTTCCGTCTGGGTATGACAGTCGCAAATGCTGTTGGTGTAAGAAAGAGGCAGCCTTGTAGAAACAGATATGCACGACATTCTCAAATAGATATCTCCCATTCTCGAGGCTCGATTCTATGTTTGTCCCAAACTCGATAGAACTGGTTTGCCTTTCCCGTTTGCCCGATTGCTCCATGCTGACGTTCAACCATGCATCCGTTTTCTAGAAGCAATCGCAAGACCCTTTACTTGAGTCACCCGTTTATGTGCAGCCTAAAGTCAATGAAATGCCGCAGGCAAAACGTATGTCTGAAGGCTACTTGTATGACGTCCTCATCGTCGGTTAAAAAGGAAGCAATTTTATTTTATGTTCCGAAATGATGCATACCTGGTTAGATCAAGAGCAGGTAATCTGGCTAGAGAAGACGATGGATGGTGGTGGAAGATATAACACGGTCGTCATGGGGTAAACAAAACCGGAAGAAACAACCCTTTTTCGTTTGTAGGTAGACacagaaaagaaacaaaaaagacGCCAACTTCTTCATTGAATACTCATCACTTATACAAGTAATCAGCAATAAGGAGACATTGCTATTTCTCTTTTCGTCCTTCTCCAACTCTTGCTTAATCGGCTCGAACGTTCCTTCTCCACTGCGCGTCATTGGCACCCTGGAATTGCCCCACGTCACTGTCACTGAGACTGACAGCACTGGCAATACCACCCGAGCCGGCCTTCCCTGCGCCGAGTTCCAATACTGGACTGGAGTGCTGGTCCAACCTTTCTTTAACCTTCGCTGGGTTTCAACTTCGCCTCTTTAAGCCCAGCCTTGGTGAGGGAACTTACTCTTCCAACTAATACATCCGTCGATATCTGATATCAGAAACAACGTCACGCCCAATAATCACGATAGTTTAGTCTAATACTGCTACACCACTCAAGAGCTCCCCCCGCTCTCGTTTCATCCGCCTAACCCCCCGCTATCACTTCCTAATCCCCTCGTTGCGCCGCGCCACGCCATATCTTCATCCCACACAACACAGCACAACCGCTATCATGGCCGACAACCCTGAACCGAGCAGTGACTCTCAGATCACCTTCAAGGTGAAGACCTCATCTGAGGGTAACCACACCATCACCATGAGCGAGACCGCGACTGTCCTCGATCTCAAGACTAAGCTTGCTGGCGAGGAATTTGAGAATATCCCCGTCGAGCGCCAACGTCTGATCTACTCGGGACGTGTTATGAAGAATGATGATGCGTTGAGCACATACAAGATAAAGCATAACAACACAATTCACATGGTCAAGAGCGCCGCCAGCAACCAACAACCTAACCAGACTCCCACCGCCAGTGCTGCCACAGCTACTCCTGCCCCCGCCAACATGGCTGCAGGCACCGCGAACCAGCCTTTCGCTGGCCTCACAGgtgctcgatatgccgggtTTGGGAATGGCCTTCCCGGACTTGACATGTTTGGGCCCGACGGTGGTGTATGTGTGCTTCCCTCGCTATCTCGAACTCACTTACTGACATAACTTTAGATGGGTGCTCCGATGGACGAGGCACGTATTCAGCGCCTCATGTCCGATCCCAATGTCCGATCTTCTATGAACGAGGCCCTAAACAACCCTGATTTCATCAACATGCTTATCGAGTCGAACCCTATGCTACGAAATTTGCCCAACGCCCGCGAAATCATCTCTTCGCCTATGATGAGACAGATGATGAGTAGCCCCGAGATGATGACACAGGCTATGCGAATGCAGCGACAATTGAATGGAGAAGCGCCTGGAGCATTCCCTGCTCCTGGCGCTACCGATACAACACCCCAAGGAGCAGCGACCGGAGATACCCAGGGCACTGGTGGTCAGACACAAGCAGGCCAACCTCCCACGAACCCATTCCTTGGACTATCGGGTATGCTGGGAGGTCAACAAGGCGGAAGCAACCCGCCTGATTTCGCACAGCTCATGCAACAGCTCCAGGGTCTCGGTTCTCTCTACGGAGCTGGAGGCCAAGGCCAGGCTGCGACAGGACAAACAGGTTCAACCAATACACCTAGTCAAGGTGCCACGGATAGTACAGCTGGCGCGCAAACTTCTGGAACAACACCCGGCCAAGGTGGTGAACAGCAGAGCTCGACGACTAGCCCACCTCCCGCGAACCCATTTGCGGCACTTTTCCCTCCTTCTGGAGGTGCCCAGGCCAACAGTCCCTTTGGCATGAACCCGGAGATGATGCAGCAGATGATGCAAATGTTCGGCGGCGGTGGAATGGGCGGCGGTGCAAACCCTCCGGCACCCGCCGACAACAGGCCTCCTGAGGAGCGCTACGCCGAGCAACTGCGCCAGCTGAACGACATGGGATTCTTCGATTTCGATCGGAATGTTGCTGCCCTGAGACGAAGTGGTGGAAGTGTCCAGGGTGCCATTGAGCATCTTTTGAGTGGATAGAGATTTACGGATAGTTGATTGGTAATTACGCATATTGGCTTGGGGAGGGTTATTCACCAGCTCAGCAATGCATGTTATTACGAATGATGAGGATAAGTCAAACAAAGTCGAGTAATACAATTTGGTACTGGGATAAATATATCCCGAGCGCATGATTGGGTTATGTTATCAAGGTAAAACAGATTTTCACTCCAACGTATAACTGCCAATGGTGCGTGAATGTGATTAGTGCATGAAGGTCAAGTAGTTTAACATGGAGCTGAGTGACCCTGGAGTGCCTGTACTATGTACAACAAGTAGTAAATGATGGGGCCGATCGCTGGGGAAAGATGCCTCGGCTCATGGATGTCTTCCCCGCGTAACCCCAGACTCTGGAACATGTTGCCGCAACAAGGTAcctacggaaggccacagggggcagtgtcccaaaagtgcgtCATGAGTCACGTGACGGCAAAAATCAATGCAATCACACCTCCCGTACAGACCCgtttaaagaatatacctACTATAAGGTCTATGATTGATAGCGCTGTAGCTGCTAaatgcgctataattaatagtgctatagctgctgaatgcgctgtaattgatagtgctaagtgcgctgtaattgatagtgctatagctgctaaatgcgctgtaattgatagtgctaagtgcgctataattgatagtgctatagctgctGAATGCGCTGTAAAGACCTTCTGTTTAAATGCATATTCTTTGATTAGTCAGCAGACTAGTCCTCATTAGGATAATTATGCATTCAAACCATATAGTCATCCTGACATCGGCGTCAACCTAACAGAAAAAACATCGCatccgcacttttgggacactgccccctgtggccttccgtagtACCCGTGTCAGCTATTAAATGTTGTCTTTGTGTCCTCCTTATCACCTCTTCCTATCAACTGTAATTTGAATCTTTCAACATTTTTTCTGGCTACTAGTTACGAAACCTTTCTCTCATCCTTTTTTTGTGACTAAGCTCCATTGCATCATATCCAGGCAGCATATTACATCTAGAcactcatcttcatcatgcgCGGCATCCAAATCACTGAATATCTCAAGGTAGGCCTTTAGATTATTTCTCCAATCGATCATTGACTAACAGATCTGGAAAAGGGCCCTGATCAGCTTCAGGTCACTGATCTACCCGATCCTAAGCCTTCAGAGAAGCAATATCTCATCCAAGTACACGCCGCAGCAGCCAACTTTTTCGACATTCTGCAGATCCAAGGAAAATACCAGAACCAGCCCCGTAAGAATTTCATTGCGAAGAACCCCATTCATCAGATAACATACTAACTCTATATAGCATTTCCTTGGGTTGCTGGCGCCGAATTTGCAGGCACAGTTATCGCTACACCCACTGATGGCTCCAAGCCCAAGTTCCCTGTTGGATCGCGCGTCTTTGGCGCGTCTCAGGGTGCGTTTGCGACCAAGATCTGTGCTGTTGAAGATACCCTGCTGCCGGTTCCCGATGGCTGGTCCTTCAAGGAGGCGGCTGGCCTGTTTGTCACCGCGCCGACAAGTTACGGCGCACTGGTTGTGAGGGCAGGGATCAAGAAGGGCGACCACGTTCTGGTCCATGCTGCCGCGGGCGGTGTTGGTCTTGCGGCTGTTCAAGGTATGAGAAGACACCCTTATTGATGAATGCACTGAAGCTAATGTGTGATAGTGGCCAAGGCATTTGGCGCAACCGTCATTGCGACAGCTTCAACGCAGCATAAGCTTGATATTGCCAAGTCTTACGGCGCTGACCATGTAATCTCCTACAACGACGCTTCATGGCCTGCACAGGTTAAGAAATTGACTCCCGACTCCCGAGGTGTTGACATTGTCTACGACCCTGTCGGTCTAATCGACCTCTCGACGAAATGCACAGCATGGAACGGACGTATCCTTGTCGTTGGCTTCGCAGCCGGCAAGATCGAAAAGGTGGCGATGAACAAGGTTCTCCTCAAGAACATTTCCATCGTGGGACTGCACTGGGGCGCATATTCCATCCACGAGCAGGAGACGATACCCAAGGTCTGGGGTGGCATTATGGAACTCGTCAAAGAGGGAAAGCTGAGAGGTACGGAGTATACAGATGAGGAATTTGTTGGCCTGGAGAGGACCGGGGCTGCATTGAAGGCTCTGGGAGGTAGGGGTACTTGGGGAAAGGTTGTTATCAAGATACCCGAGGAGGGACAGAGCAAGCTATAGACGAGACGGATATTTTAGAGTGGACGAGTACGATTTAAAGAATCTCAGGCTGTAACGTCTAATAGAAATTCGGTATCAACGATCTAACCCTGCTGTAAAACCACCGCTGGTGTATCATGCCCTTTCTTACAAGTTAACTCCGATCATGCATTGTACAAGCATGCCCAGGCCAAGACCCTATTCTTGTCGCTGCACCTCGGATGCCATGAGTTGAAACTTTTCCAAAAGATCTTTGTCGACATTGACTGCCCACTGCTCCTGGAAAGCCTGTTCACCCCCAACTCTGCTTACCAGATCCTGAAGACGTAGTTTGACAAAGTCGAACGCATGAACAGTATGAATGGGGTCTTTTGCCGACATTTGGGATTCTGCGATAATCTTGGGGGTGTCATATTCGGTGGGCTCCAACGGACCCCAAATAAGAGTGTCTGTGCCGTTCGCCACACCGTCTTGGAGCTCATAAATCACATTTATCCACATGTCGAGATAGTCCTGAAGCTTGCCTAGCACCAGTTCTTGCATCGGTGAAGGCAATTCTAGAAGTCTTGTTAAACCTAAGAGATAAAGCTTCTGTCGTTCAATATGGTCAATGTCGGACATGTGTGAAAACCACTCAGATGCTAGCCAAGACCAGACTTGGTCGAGAGAACCCATGTTGGTCAACATTTGGGTAAACAAAGTGGGTTCGGCAAGCGCAAGACGTGCTAGGATTGCGAAATAATCCGTCTCGGTGATCGTGCTAAGCTTGCTGACCTTTCGATTGGGGCCCGTAGTCTGATGTGATTCCCACGCATCATGGAGATTCCCAAGTATCTTGTTCATAAAGCCAATTTCGACCATGTCCTGCAGAATAACTGATACTCCAGTTGAACCACCGAGTTCGACTGCAGCTCGAATGAGGTTCTCGATGCAGGTTGTCCCCAGACGAACCTGCTCACGACTCTTCGAGTCTAGAATATTGGCCAGGGCACCCAGCGTCGGGCGACGCAGCTGATCTTCCAACATAGATGCTGGGGCAAGGAGGATATAAGACTCAACTGCCTGCAAAGCCAACGAAGCTGTTTCACTATCATATTCTAGAAGAGGAAGTGCAAGATCGGCAAGGGTTACCAATTCAGGTGCCAATGGAGCGTGACTCTGCATCAGAATGTTGTTCCAGAGTTCCAAAGATTCGTCAATCAGGTGGAGATGCAGgtctgatcctcgacgggcTGCCTCAGAGAGCAACGGTACCATAAAGTGTTGGTATCTCTGAGAATCAGGACCCATGCTCATCACGAGGGCTGCAAAGATAGAGGTTACTGCCTGTTTGATCATGTATTCTTCGGCCCCTGAATTCTCCCAGACCGTCGGAAGAGCAGACATGAGCTGGTCTCCAAACTGTGACACTTGATCTTCCATGCGTGTTACCAGAATGCGAATCGACTCAAGAATTGCTAGCTTTGTttcgtcaacgtcaacatTCTGGACGAGGTTGATGAGCTGCGATAGAACATCTGATGTGTACGGTAGGAACGCGTCCACGTTAAAGTCAAGCTCATCGGCAATCCAACGCAGTTGTCGAGCCGCAGTAATTCTGACCACTACATCATTGGTCTCGTCATCAGGGTTGAGGAAGTGACGGTAAATTTGGTAGACAATCGGCCGACTAGAGTCATGTAGCTTGACAGGCGCCCATTGACTCACGAGGATAGCGATTCGCCTTCGCAATACCTTGCAAAGGCCACCCTGCAACCGAGCGTCATTGACAATCGTCGAAGCCAGTACGGCATCAAAGTCAAAAACATGATGAACATGAGCAGCCGCAAGACCCATTGCGGTATATACGGCCTCTTTAGTAGCAATGTCAGCCTGGGGATCTTGTGCTGTCTGGAAGTATGACAGTAGTGGCGGGACGAGCAAGTCTTTGTAGTTTGTGAGAAGATCAAGGAACAACTTTTCAGCGCATGGCCGTACTTCCCACTCATAAGCATTGCCTTCGCTCTGTTCTTGTTGTTCCCATTCCTCTGGGTCCTCCTCCCAGCCTTCAAGGTCCGATTTGCGGAAGACAAAAAGATGAGTAATGATGGAGTTGACGATCTGTATGACAAGATCAGGTTTCAGAAGCTCCGACTTGACAAGCGTTTTCGCTCTCTCCTGCTCGGCCTTGGTTTCCGGGCTTCTCCACCTGAATGTTTGGACAGATTGGAAGGCTATTCGCACGCATGATCTGAGAAGTAAAAGACCTTTGAGAGCCAACCGCTCTAGCACAGGGCCCTCAACCTTGGACTTTGCAGATCCAGCTTCTGATTGACCTTGTCGGATACCGCCAGACTTATCAAAAACCTCTGCAAACTTTGCAACGAGTTCCCAATATGATTGTACCAGTGGAAGAGAGTTGGGGAGGAACACAAAGCTGGCAGCATGCTGCTCTGCCATATCAATGTGAAGCTTAGTAAACTGGAGCAAATGCTTGCCAACAATATCTTGATAATTCGTGGGGATCGTGGAATCATGACTGACAAAGCCAAGAAGCTGCCCGAACTGGGTTTGTGACAGAGTCCAGAACTGCTCGACAGTATTATCGCTATGGGGCCGCTCGTAACCCATGATGACGAGTCGGCGCAGTACCCTAAGGGCAAGCAAGCTGTTGAACATGGCCAGCTTAACTTCTTCCTCACCTCCCGGGCCGCCGGTGAGAAAGCCCATCCATGCCTGGGATTTTTCTGAGTAAACCTCCGCCAGGACGTGGACGATCTCAGGGGTGACGGATTGTAAGGCGGTCTGGTTCTTCCTCATTCGTGCTGTTCCCAACTCCTTTACAACCCGAAGTAGGATCTCGAGAATGCCGTGCAAGTGTCTTTGGTTCCCGTTTTGACTCGAACGAAGGATTTCGATAATGTTCCCCATTGCATCCGGCCATTCTCCAGGATAGTCGATCCTAACGATCTTCGCCACCACTAACGCATTGTGTAGAGCAAGGTTCGAGTGCTCCTCTTCTATGGAACCCTGGAATAGTCGCGAGCGTATCAAGCTCTTTTCGTCCGGCTTTATGCTGTTCTTTACCTGGTTAAATAACCGCCAATATCGATCGATGCCGTTCTTGAGTTGGATAATCGCAAGGAACCGGACTTCGTAAGCAAGTGATTTGTCGAGATAAACCGCCTGACAGTTGGTTAGTGTCTGGGAGTATAGAACAATTCCTGCTTGTGGTTGCTGCTAGACCAACCTGCAACGAGGAGTAATAACCCGGCTGGAGCTCCCATGATGTTAATTGTTGGCCTGCTGTCTGACGTTGCGCATAGTCGGTTGAAGTGGCAGATTGTAGTGTCTGATATAGTGATTGTAAGGATAGCGGGTTCGCATCGCCTGCGACTTCAATGGCGAAGCTGCTCATGTTGTGCCTGTTAGTAGCTTGTGTCCGCAGGAACCGCAAGGTCGGTATAAAGGGCCAAGCGCGTGAGGCTTGGGGAATCTACGCGTGTATGGATACGAGAGCGAATATCTCTGTAAGTGCAAAGTGTAAGTTACGGTATGAGAATGAGTCGTGAATTTTGGCTAGTAAAGATGGATGTTTACCAATTGCTCCGTTTGTTGTATGGCGGGGTTCTTTCAGGCTGTTAGCGTGAGAAAGAGGAGGGGTCAAAGTCACACAAAGAAAGACCCATGTCAtactaggtaccttagtacctaaggTACATAGGACCATAATTTTCACTAAAAGTTAACActtttaaagctaaataaaaatatatctattaaaGCTAtgattttatatttctatttaagcttcaaattaaattctaatttTTAACTTACTATGTTGCTATTTTGTAGGTATTTTAATTCTCAGGTTAAAAGTGCTAAGTTTTAGTAAGAATTATAGTCCTAGGCGCGATTTTTGCATAGCACTGTACCCAATGTCAATTATCACATCACAGCGGATGTATAATACATCCAGTTTCTGTAAGCGCCCGGGATGAGTTGATTGACtcactaggtaggtacccgAATTAACATCATATTATCTACGTACAGCCTGTATGCAGAACGTGCGATACAAGCTATGCAACCGGGCTTTAGGTAGAGGTCAACCACTACCCTGCCAGCAGGCGTAGGCGAGAGCTGACCGCTAAGCTTCCACAGCGGCCCGGACTGACCGCTAAGCTTTAAGCAGTAACAAGCTGCCAGATAGCTGGGTTGTCAGGTGGGAATTTTAGATCGTCATATTTCGGAAAAAAATATTGAATACCAATTATTGCCTTGCACCATTGCGTGCCGAAGGAGTCATGATCCGCTCAAGGACGGCCCGAGCGGCTTTAAACACTAGAATCAGACAACAATGGACCTGTCAGAGGTATCTTTCTCACAGTCGCTTCTACTCCCAAAAGACCGAAAAGCGAGAACCTCCCGACCACCGCAAGCTTGGCCTCCAACAGGAACTCTTCATCAACTCTATCTATAGCCCTGGCTCCCCCATATTCCTCCCAAATGGAGCGCGGATATTCAATAGACTTGTTGACTTCCTTAGAAAGCAATATGTGCGATATGGATTCGAGGAGGTTATCACTCCGACCATTTACAAAAAGTCGCTGTGGGCCAAGTCAGGTCACTTGGAAAACTACGCGGACGATATGTATGCTGTGAGGGGAAACACAgaaccgccgccgccgcaaCACGATGGGTGCTGTGGGAGCCACCAGGGAAACGTCAAaccagaagaggaagaggaaggcgaCTATGGCTTAAAGCCGATGAATTGCCCCGGCCACTGTCTCATATTTGCTTCAAAACGACACAGTTATCGAGATCTTCCCGTTCGCTATGCCGACTTCAGCCCTCTGCACCGTAATGAGATTTCTGGTGCGTTGAGTGGACTTACTCGTGTTCGACGTTTCCACCAGGACGATGGACATATATTCTGTCGGCCAAGTCAGGTTGAGGAAGAAATCAAGAAGACCCTGGATTTTGTCAAGGTCGTTTATACAGTCCTTCGTTTCGGCGCCAGCTACCGTCTGGCACTCTCCACCCGACCCAAGGACCACTACATCGGTACTGAGGCGGAATGGGACCAGGCCGAGAGTGCTTTGAAGCGAGCACTAGATGCATCAGGCATGGAATGGGGTGTCAAGGAGGGAGATGGTGCTTTCTATGGTCCCAAGATTGATATCGTTCTCACGGACTCCGATGGGAAGGACCACCAGACAGCCACCATTCAGCTTGACTTTCAACTTCCCAAGCGATTCGAACTTGAATATCAAGCACCTGCACCAGAGTGCGAGGCCAGGGGTGAGACAACCGAGGATCCTATCCTTCTGGCTGAGTACGGACCCGTGCGTCCTGTCATGATTCACCGTGCTGTTCTAGGCTCTGTAGAGCGTCTCATGGCTCTCCTG includes:
- a CDS encoding hypothetical protein (BUSCO:26380at5125), with the translated sequence MIQGIFYARFFPQEGPKIVAQSPAGCITPVDGSTKSPLIDFDVLHEYIIPRQAFCNRYLTINTPDGKYTVLGHPVVIPHTKYSRNEFIFNFGLVLDADVDHVPYERVVRGLASTFSEMEKQNEYLSQNAETKGAGRRPIDSLLEIVKEDLDNYGECMIPVDEANTINMKLFPHHIDPPRVRGWHVPVPKAKFADIMDPTWDLTLQKVISHIDGVSDVRRIAHAASVSLELAKTALRHLLYYDTILLLDMFFFSACYAPRPGIHDFIRNIDGMVDECASYVSHGRGLVSNYHLIKLMSTFTPGKSVMEWLKGHQDSGFEVLRFVDVRRFVQFGVIKGCIYRVHKFVVSKQYLAALASGQSRPIPGGDPLQKYTDGCHHFDQIITEQNLTDSDIMEKLKKLPVPKGDLAVFYR
- a CDS encoding hypothetical protein (BUSCO:36991at5125), with translation MADNPEPSSDSQITFKVKTSSEGNHTITMSETATVLDLKTKLAGEEFENIPVERQRLIYSGRVMKNDDALSTYKIKHNNTIHMVKSAASNQQPNQTPTASAATATPAPANMAAGTANQPFAGLTGARYAGFGNGLPGLDMFGPDGGMGAPMDEARIQRLMSDPNVRSSMNEALNNPDFINMLIESNPMLRNLPNAREIISSPMMRQMMSSPEMMTQAMRMQRQLNGEAPGAFPAPGATDTTPQGAATGDTQGTGGQTQAGQPPTNPFLGLSGMLGGQQGGSNPPDFAQLMQQLQGLGSLYGAGGQGQAATGQTGSTNTPSQGATDSTAGAQTSGTTPGQGGEQQSSTTSPPPANPFAALFPPSGGAQANSPFGMNPEMMQQMMQMFGGGGMGGGANPPAPADNRPPEERYAEQLRQLNDMGFFDFDRNVAALRRSGGSVQGAIEHLLSG
- a CDS encoding hypothetical protein (BUSCO:4483at5125) is translated as MSSFAIEVAGDANPLSLQSLYQTLQSATSTDYAQRQTAGQQLTSWELQPGYYSSLQAVYLDKSLAYEVRFLAIIQLKNGIDRYWRLFNQVKNSIKPDEKSLIRSRLFQGSIEEEHSNLALHNALVVAKIVRIDYPGEWPDAMGNIIEILRSSQNGNQRHLHGILEILLRVVKELGTARMRKNQTALQSVTPEIVHVLAEVYSEKSQAWMGFLTGGPGGEEEVKLAMFNSLLALRVLRRLVIMGYERPHSDNTVEQFWTLSQTQFGQLLGFVSHDSTIPTNYQDIVGKHLLQFTKLHIDMAEQHAASFVFLPNSLPLVQSYWELVAKFAEVFDKSGGIRQGQSEAGSAKSKVEGPVLERLALKGLLLLRSCVRIAFQSVQTFRWRSPETKAEQERAKTLVKSELLKPDLVIQIVNSIITHLFVFRKSDLEGWEEDPEEWEQQEQSEGNAYEWEVRPCAEKLFLDLLTNYKDLLVPPLLSYFQTAQDPQADIATKEAVYTAMGLAAAHVHHVFDFDAVLASTIVNDARLQGGLCKVLRRRIAILVSQWAPVKLHDSSRPIVYQIYRHFLNPDDETNDVVVRITAARQLRWIADELDFNVDAFLPYTSDVLSQLINLVQNVDVDETKLAILESIRILVTRMEDQVSQFGDQLMSALPTVWENSGAEEYMIKQAVTSIFAALVMSMGPDSQRYQHFMVPLLSEAARRGSDLHLHLIDESLELWNNILMQSHAPLAPELVTLADLALPLLEYDSETASLALQAVESYILLAPASMLEDQLRRPTLGALANILDSKSREQVRLGTTCIENLIRAAVELGGSTGVSVILQDMVEIGFMNKILGNLHDAWESHQTTGPNRKVSKLSTITETDYFAILARLALAEPTLFTQMLTNMGSLDQVWSWLASEWFSHMSDIDHIERQKLYLLGLTRLLELPSPMQELVLGKLQDYLDMWINVIYELQDGVANGTDTLIWGPLEPTEYDTPKIIAESQMSAKDPIHTVHAFDFVKLRLQDLVSRVGGEQAFQEQWAVNVDKDLLEKFQLMASEVQRQE
- a CDS encoding hypothetical protein (BUSCO:18141at5125) produces the protein MIRSRTARAALNTRIRQQWTCQRYLSHSRFYSQKTEKREPPDHRKLGLQQELFINSIYSPGSPIFLPNGARIFNRLVDFLRKQYVRYGFEEVITPTIYKKSLWAKSGHLENYADDMYAVRGNTEPPPPQHDGCCGSHQGNVKPEEEEEGDYGLKPMNCPGHCLIFASKRHSYRDLPVRYADFSPLHRNEISGALSGLTRVRRFHQDDGHIFCRPSQVEEEIKKTLDFVKVVYTVLRFGASYRLALSTRPKDHYIGTEAEWDQAESALKRALDASGMEWGVKEGDGAFYGPKIDIVLTDSDGKDHQTATIQLDFQLPKRFELEYQAPAPECEARGETTEDPILLAEYGPVRPVMIHRAVLGSVERLMALLIEKYDGKWPFWLNPRQAIVLTVNTSVPVLDWAEHVRDILVGQNKQFYQQLESGTLPSQDNAFRPTGLVVDVDTTARPLGAKIKEARNNGYGQILVVGEDDVKNQQVALGKERLTPEELRERLRTMVETFA